A single region of the Streptomyces sp. AM 4-1-1 genome encodes:
- a CDS encoding FAD-dependent oxidoreductase, with amino-acid sequence MARPRILVVGAGFAGVECVRRLERKLGPGEADIALVAPFSYQLYLPLLPQVASGVLTPQSVAVSLRRSRRHRTRIIPGGAIGVDTRAKVCVVRKITDEIVNEPYDHIVLSPGSITRTFDIPGLVENARGMKTLAEAAYVRDHVIAQLDLADASHDEAERASRLQFVVVGGGYAGTETAACLQRLTTSALRHYPRLDPKLIKWHLIDIAPKLMPELGDKLGESALKVLRDRGVEVSLGVSIAKAGPEEVTFTDGRVLPCRTLIWTAGVAASPLVGTLGADTVRGRLAVTPEMTLPGFDGVFALGDAAAVPDLVKGDGSVCPPTAQHAMRQGRKVADNVIASLRGTPLQPYTHRDLGLVVDLGGKDAVSKPLGVELHGISAQAVARGYHWSALRTSVAKTRVLTDWMLNAVAGDAFVRTGFQARKPATLRDFEYTDAYLTPEQVREHTASMSARH; translated from the coding sequence GTGGCACGACCCAGGATTCTCGTAGTGGGCGCCGGATTCGCCGGAGTCGAGTGCGTGCGCCGTCTGGAGCGCAAACTCGGACCGGGGGAGGCCGACATCGCTCTGGTCGCGCCTTTCTCGTACCAGCTCTACCTGCCGCTTCTGCCCCAGGTGGCCTCCGGCGTGCTCACCCCGCAGTCGGTCGCGGTCTCGCTGCGCCGCAGCAGGCGCCACCGCACCCGCATCATCCCGGGCGGCGCCATCGGGGTGGACACCCGGGCGAAGGTCTGTGTCGTACGCAAGATCACCGACGAGATCGTCAACGAGCCGTACGACCACATCGTGCTCTCGCCCGGCAGCATCACCCGGACGTTCGACATCCCGGGTCTTGTCGAGAACGCCCGGGGCATGAAGACGCTCGCCGAGGCAGCCTACGTCCGGGACCACGTGATCGCCCAGCTCGATCTCGCGGACGCCAGCCACGACGAGGCCGAGCGGGCCTCACGGCTCCAGTTCGTGGTCGTCGGCGGCGGATACGCGGGCACGGAGACTGCCGCCTGTCTGCAGCGGCTCACGACCAGCGCCCTGCGGCACTATCCGCGCCTCGATCCGAAGCTGATCAAGTGGCATCTGATCGACATCGCGCCGAAGCTGATGCCGGAGCTGGGGGACAAGCTCGGTGAGAGCGCTCTGAAGGTCCTGCGCGACCGGGGCGTCGAGGTGTCGCTCGGGGTGTCCATCGCCAAGGCGGGCCCGGAAGAGGTGACCTTCACCGACGGCAGGGTGCTGCCCTGCCGCACCCTGATCTGGACGGCGGGTGTCGCGGCGAGCCCGCTGGTCGGCACACTCGGCGCGGACACGGTACGCGGCCGGCTCGCGGTGACACCGGAGATGACCCTGCCCGGGTTCGACGGGGTGTTCGCGCTGGGCGACGCGGCGGCTGTTCCGGACCTCGTCAAGGGCGACGGAAGTGTCTGCCCGCCCACCGCGCAGCACGCCATGCGCCAGGGACGGAAGGTGGCGGACAACGTCATCGCCTCGCTGCGCGGAACACCGTTGCAGCCGTACACCCACCGGGACCTCGGGCTCGTCGTCGACCTCGGGGGGAAGGACGCCGTCTCCAAGCCGCTCGGTGTCGAACTGCACGGCATCTCCGCGCAGGCGGTGGCGCGCGGGTACCACTGGTCGGCGCTGCGGACCAGCGTCGCGAAGACGCGGGTCCTGACCGACTGGATGCTCAACGCCGTGGCGGGCGACGCCTTCGTGCGGACCGGTTTCCAGGCCCGTAAGCCCGCCACACTGCGCGATTTCGAGTACACCGACGCCTACCTCACCCCGGAGCAGGTGCGGGAGCACACCGCGTCGATGAGCGCCCGGCACTGA
- a CDS encoding homoserine O-acetyltransferase has translation MNRTAAPPSLPVPATGGHRDGDPPGRRSWAPLGRPLPLECGDTLPGVRMAYETWGRPDPDGANAVLVLHALTGDSHAAGPAGPGHPTAGWWDALIGPGKALDTDRWFVVAPNVLGGCQGTTGPSSPHPDGARWGSRFPRLTVRDQVAAEAELADALGIGRWAAVIGGSMGGMRALEWAVSRPERTGALAVLATTAAASAEQIAWGSLQISAIRADPGWRGGDYHEAPPGEGPHRGLGLARRIAHVTYRSEQELETRFGGRPQPGEHPCRGGRYGVESYLDHHAAKLVRRFDAGSYVTLTEAMNGHDVGRGRGGAAPALRAARMPALVAGVESDRLYPLAQQARLAAALPGAGRLRIIDSPYGHDGFLIETEQVGRLLREVLPGT, from the coding sequence CTGAACCGGACGGCCGCACCCCCCTCGCTCCCCGTCCCGGCCACGGGAGGCCACCGGGACGGGGACCCGCCGGGCCGCAGGTCCTGGGCGCCGCTCGGCCGGCCGCTGCCGCTGGAGTGCGGCGACACGCTTCCCGGCGTGCGGATGGCGTACGAGACGTGGGGACGGCCGGACCCGGACGGGGCGAACGCGGTGCTGGTGCTGCACGCGCTGACGGGTGACAGCCACGCCGCCGGCCCCGCCGGGCCCGGACACCCCACGGCGGGCTGGTGGGACGCCCTGATCGGCCCTGGGAAGGCCCTGGACACCGACCGCTGGTTCGTGGTCGCGCCGAACGTGCTCGGCGGCTGCCAGGGCACCACCGGACCCTCGTCGCCGCATCCGGACGGCGCCCGGTGGGGCAGCCGGTTCCCCCGTCTGACGGTCCGTGACCAGGTGGCCGCCGAGGCCGAGCTGGCCGACGCCCTCGGCATCGGACGCTGGGCCGCGGTCATCGGCGGCTCGATGGGCGGGATGCGGGCGCTCGAATGGGCGGTGAGCCGGCCGGAACGCACCGGGGCCCTGGCGGTGCTGGCCACCACCGCCGCCGCCTCGGCGGAGCAGATCGCCTGGGGATCGCTCCAGATCTCCGCGATCCGCGCCGACCCGGGCTGGCGGGGCGGGGACTACCACGAGGCACCGCCCGGCGAAGGACCCCACCGGGGCCTGGGGCTGGCTCGGCGGATCGCCCATGTCACCTATCGCAGCGAACAGGAGCTGGAAACCCGGTTCGGCGGCCGGCCGCAGCCGGGCGAACACCCCTGTCGGGGCGGGCGTTACGGGGTGGAGTCGTACCTCGATCATCACGCCGCGAAGCTGGTGCGCCGGTTCGACGCGGGCAGCTACGTCACGCTCACCGAGGCCATGAACGGGCACGACGTCGGCAGGGGCCGGGGCGGCGCCGCCCCGGCCCTGCGCGCGGCACGCATGCCCGCCCTGGTCGCGGGTGTCGAGTCCGACCGGCTCTACCCGCTCGCGCAGCAGGCACGGCTGGCGGCCGCGCTGCCCGGCGCAGGCAGGCTCCGGATCATCGACTCGCCGTACGGGCACGACGGATTCCTGATCGAGACCGAGCAGGTCGGGCGCCTGCTGCGCGAGGTGCTGCCCGGCACCTGA
- the rho gene encoding transcription termination factor Rho produces MTTTLERPVVRREQPPAHAAGVLDLTAQGHGVLRTGDCLPTPHDVHVSVALVRRHSLRKGDVVEGACDRPLTLSTVERVNGLPPQAVRDRPHFRDLTPVHPRERLRLESASRTAATRLVDLIAPVGKGQRGLIVAPPRTGKTVLLQQLAASVAANHPESHLMVVLLDERPEEVTDMRRSVRGEVFASTFDRPAKEHIALADLAVERARRLVEQGRDVVMLLDSLTRLCRAHNNAASAGGRTLSGGVDAAALTGPKRLFGAARAAEEGGSLTILATALVETGSRADDYFFEELKGTGNMELRLVRALAEKRIFPAVDIMSSGTRRDELLVPAAELAAVRGLRRALHGRDGQTALGTLLERIRQTPDNAAFLRQVHRTVPGA; encoded by the coding sequence GGACACGGCGTGCTCCGTACCGGCGACTGCCTGCCCACCCCGCACGACGTGCACGTGTCCGTCGCCCTCGTCCGCCGGCACTCCCTGCGCAAGGGCGATGTCGTCGAGGGCGCTTGCGACCGGCCCCTGACGCTGAGCACGGTCGAACGGGTCAACGGCCTTCCCCCGCAGGCCGTTCGGGACCGGCCGCACTTCCGTGACCTCACCCCGGTCCACCCCCGGGAACGGCTCCGGCTGGAGTCCGCGTCCAGAACCGCCGCGACCCGCCTCGTCGATCTGATCGCGCCGGTCGGCAAGGGGCAGCGCGGGCTGATCGTCGCACCGCCCCGGACGGGCAAGACGGTGCTGCTGCAGCAACTGGCCGCCTCGGTCGCCGCCAACCACCCCGAGAGCCATCTGATGGTCGTGCTGCTCGACGAACGCCCCGAGGAGGTCACGGACATGCGCAGATCGGTCCGTGGCGAGGTGTTCGCCTCGACCTTCGACCGGCCTGCGAAGGAACACATCGCGCTCGCCGACCTCGCCGTGGAGCGGGCCAGGCGGCTGGTCGAACAGGGCCGGGACGTCGTGATGCTGCTGGACTCGCTCACCCGGCTGTGCCGGGCGCACAACAACGCCGCGTCGGCGGGCGGACGCACCCTGAGCGGTGGCGTCGACGCCGCCGCGCTGACCGGCCCCAAACGTCTCTTCGGTGCCGCGCGGGCGGCCGAGGAAGGCGGTTCGCTGACGATCCTCGCCACCGCGCTCGTGGAGACCGGCTCCCGCGCCGACGACTATTTCTTCGAAGAGCTGAAGGGCACCGGCAACATGGAGCTGCGTCTGGTCCGCGCCCTCGCGGAAAAGCGGATCTTCCCGGCCGTCGACATCATGTCCTCAGGCACCCGCCGTGATGAACTCCTCGTCCCGGCGGCGGAGTTGGCAGCCGTCCGGGGCCTGCGCCGCGCCCTGCACGGCAGGGACGGACAGACGGCGCTGGGGACGCTGCTGGAGAGAATCCGGCAGACACCCGACAACGCCGCCTTCCTGCGCCAGGTCCACCGCACGGTCCCCGGCGCCTGA
- a CDS encoding NUDIX domain-containing protein: MSTGRRSAGLLLFRSGTRGAEVLIGHMGGPFWAGREAAAWSIPKGGYGPDEEPASAARREFEEELGLPVPDGAWVPLGEARQPSGKLVTVWAVAADLDVSKAVPGTFGMEWPKGSGEWREFPEIDRFAWCTPEEAEERLVRGQRVFVERLIGHVEGEGASSA, translated from the coding sequence ATGTCGACAGGCAGGCGCAGCGCGGGGCTTCTTCTCTTCCGGTCCGGGACGAGAGGCGCGGAGGTGTTGATCGGGCACATGGGTGGCCCGTTCTGGGCGGGGCGCGAGGCCGCCGCCTGGTCGATCCCGAAGGGCGGTTACGGGCCGGACGAGGAGCCCGCCTCGGCCGCCCGCCGGGAGTTCGAGGAGGAGCTGGGGCTGCCGGTGCCGGACGGCGCGTGGGTACCGCTCGGCGAGGCCCGGCAGCCCAGCGGCAAGCTGGTGACCGTGTGGGCGGTGGCCGCCGACCTCGATGTGTCGAAGGCGGTTCCCGGGACGTTCGGCATGGAGTGGCCGAAGGGTTCCGGTGAATGGCGGGAGTTCCCGGAGATCGACCGGTTCGCCTGGTGCACCCCGGAGGAGGCCGAGGAGCGCCTGGTCCGTGGCCAGCGCGTCTTCGTCGAGCGCCTGATCGGCCACGTCGAAGGCGAGGGCGCGTCCTCGGCGTAG
- a CDS encoding RNA polymerase sigma factor SigF: protein MTAHTAQTAHMERAEGARSTATSTSVVPGTSDIAGIKGVTSFTDDLPWIEDAGKIAPKDARNLSKLFFDRLQVLEEGTHEYQYARNTLIEMNLSLVRFAAGRFRNRGSGDMEDIVQVGTIGLIKAIDRFDLSREVEFTSFAVPYIVGEIKRFFRDTSWAVHVPRRLQELRVDIAKAKETLAGDLDRDPTVRELAEHLGIDESEVSEGIVAANGYTAGSLDMPTDATDAGRLNTPGRTVVDAMGDTDPALESVENLHTLAPLLSNLDARERRIIDMRFGQEMTQAQIGAELDISQMHVSRLLSRILRKLRNGMFTED, encoded by the coding sequence ATGACGGCGCACACCGCGCAGACGGCCCACATGGAGCGAGCGGAGGGTGCACGGTCGACGGCGACGAGCACATCGGTCGTACCGGGCACCTCGGACATCGCTGGTATCAAGGGCGTGACGAGCTTCACCGACGACCTTCCGTGGATCGAGGACGCGGGGAAGATAGCTCCCAAGGACGCGCGGAATCTGTCGAAGCTGTTCTTCGACCGGCTCCAGGTGCTTGAGGAGGGCACGCACGAGTACCAGTACGCGCGCAACACCCTTATCGAGATGAACCTCTCCCTCGTCCGGTTCGCGGCGGGCCGCTTCCGCAACCGGGGCAGCGGCGACATGGAGGACATCGTCCAGGTCGGCACCATCGGTCTGATCAAGGCGATCGACCGGTTCGACCTCTCCCGCGAGGTGGAGTTCACCTCCTTCGCGGTCCCGTACATCGTCGGCGAGATCAAGCGGTTCTTCCGGGACACCAGCTGGGCCGTGCACGTGCCGCGCCGGCTCCAGGAGCTGCGGGTCGACATCGCCAAGGCCAAGGAGACCCTGGCGGGCGACCTGGACCGGGACCCGACCGTCCGGGAACTCGCCGAGCACCTGGGGATCGACGAGTCGGAGGTCAGCGAGGGCATCGTCGCCGCCAACGGCTACACGGCCGGATCGCTGGACATGCCGACCGACGCGACGGACGCGGGACGGCTCAACACCCCGGGCCGCACCGTCGTCGACGCCATGGGCGACACGGACCCCGCGCTGGAGAGCGTCGAGAACCTGCACACGCTCGCTCCCCTGCTGAGCAACCTGGACGCGCGCGAGCGGCGCATCATCGACATGCGGTTCGGCCAGGAGATGACCCAGGCCCAGATAGGCGCCGAACTCGACATCTCGCAGATGCATGTGTCACGGCTGCTCAGCCGGATTCTCCGCAAGCTCCGCAACGGGATGTTCACCGAGGACTGA
- a CDS encoding NAD(P)-dependent alcohol dehydrogenase, which translates to MKAVQYRSIGAAPEVVTVPDPEPGPGQVLLKVAAAGVCHSDVAVMSWSAEQLPFPLPLTLGHEGVGTVAALGDGATGFSTGDPVAVYGPWGCGTCVKCAQGKENYCLRAKELGINPPGLGAPGAMAEYMIVDDPRHLVPIGDLDPVRTAPLTDAGLTPYHAIKRSMPKLVPGATAVVIGTGGLGHVAIQLLRAMTAVRVVALDVSEDKLALARSVGAHETVLSDEHAAARVRELTGGIGAEVVLDFVGAPPTVRTAGAAAAIDGDVTIVGIGGGELPVGFGSLAYGVTVTAPYWGSRSELTEVLDLAHAGVVDVHVETYSLDEAPKAYERLHAGKINGRAVILPNG; encoded by the coding sequence ATGAAAGCCGTCCAGTACCGCAGCATCGGCGCCGCACCCGAGGTGGTCACCGTTCCCGATCCCGAGCCGGGACCAGGACAGGTGCTGCTGAAGGTCGCCGCCGCAGGCGTCTGCCACTCCGATGTCGCCGTGATGAGCTGGTCCGCGGAGCAGCTCCCCTTCCCGCTGCCGCTCACCCTCGGGCACGAGGGCGTCGGCACCGTGGCCGCGCTGGGGGACGGAGCCACCGGCTTCTCGACCGGCGACCCGGTCGCCGTGTACGGCCCCTGGGGATGCGGTACGTGCGTCAAGTGCGCCCAGGGCAAGGAGAACTACTGTCTGCGTGCCAAGGAACTCGGCATCAACCCGCCCGGACTCGGCGCCCCCGGCGCCATGGCCGAGTACATGATCGTCGACGACCCGCGTCACCTGGTCCCGATCGGTGACCTCGACCCGGTGAGGACCGCACCGCTGACGGACGCCGGGCTCACCCCGTACCACGCGATCAAGCGGTCCATGCCCAAGCTGGTGCCCGGGGCCACCGCCGTCGTCATCGGCACCGGTGGCCTCGGCCATGTGGCGATCCAGTTGCTGCGTGCCATGACGGCCGTCCGGGTCGTGGCCCTCGACGTCAGTGAGGACAAGCTCGCCCTGGCCCGCAGCGTCGGCGCCCACGAGACCGTGCTCTCCGACGAGCACGCGGCGGCCAGGGTCCGCGAGCTCACCGGAGGCATCGGGGCGGAGGTCGTCCTCGACTTCGTCGGCGCGCCTCCCACCGTGCGCACGGCCGGGGCCGCGGCCGCGATCGACGGCGACGTCACGATCGTCGGCATCGGGGGCGGTGAACTGCCTGTCGGATTCGGCAGCCTGGCCTACGGTGTCACGGTGACGGCGCCCTACTGGGGCTCCCGCAGCGAGCTGACCGAGGTGCTCGATCTGGCGCATGCCGGAGTGGTCGACGTGCACGTGGAGACGTACTCGCTCGACGAGGCGCCGAAGGCGTACGAGCGACTGCACGCCGGGAAGATCAACGGGCGCGCGGTCATCCTGCCCAACGGCTGA
- a CDS encoding adenosylcobinamide amidohydrolase gives MIGGPLPEPVPRECAITDVRTFPPQRRGELLGRHEGGVGLHHLVWRLGPGWRVCGSAVLGGGLGPRRWIVNAQVPGGYPRLDPDRHLAEIAAAEGLTGPGAGLMTAADVTARTVATDKGATATVTCGLGVRGWAAAPDGDTGPRPPGTVNIVVTLPVALSDAALVNAVATATEAKVQALLDAGLDCSGTPTDAVCVASPAPGADGGEPFAGPRSPWGARLARAVHRAVLDGARGERTAGRI, from the coding sequence ATGATCGGCGGGCCGTTGCCCGAACCCGTGCCCAGGGAGTGCGCCATCACCGACGTACGGACCTTCCCGCCCCAGCGGCGCGGCGAGCTGCTGGGGCGGCACGAGGGCGGCGTCGGTCTGCACCACCTCGTGTGGCGGCTGGGACCCGGCTGGCGGGTGTGCGGCAGCGCCGTGCTCGGCGGCGGACTCGGCCCCCGGCGATGGATCGTGAACGCCCAGGTGCCCGGTGGGTACCCACGCCTGGACCCCGACCGGCATCTCGCGGAGATCGCCGCGGCCGAGGGCCTGACCGGCCCCGGCGCGGGACTGATGACCGCCGCCGACGTCACCGCCCGCACGGTCGCCACCGACAAGGGTGCGACGGCGACCGTCACCTGCGGTCTCGGTGTCCGGGGCTGGGCCGCTGCGCCGGACGGCGACACCGGGCCGCGGCCGCCCGGCACCGTCAACATCGTGGTGACCCTGCCGGTCGCCCTGTCCGACGCCGCGCTGGTCAACGCCGTCGCCACGGCCACCGAGGCCAAGGTGCAGGCGCTTCTGGACGCCGGACTCGACTGCTCGGGGACCCCCACCGACGCCGTCTGTGTCGCCTCGCCCGCCCCGGGCGCCGACGGCGGGGAACCGTTCGCCGGGCCCCGTTCACCCTGGGGGGCGCGCCTCGCCCGCGCCGTGCACCGGGCGGTTCTCGACGGCGCGCGGGGGGAGCGGACGGCGGGGCGGATCTGA
- a CDS encoding bifunctional o-acetylhomoserine/o-acetylserine sulfhydrylase — MSQPLDSVTAGHTPEGQDHDRPDAGPAWSFETKQIHSGAVPDPTTGARAVPIYQSTSFVFRDTQHAADVFSLAEPGNIYTRIHNPTQDVLEQRIAALEGGVAAVAVASGQAAQTLAVLTLAGAGDHIVSSTSLYGGTFNLFRHTLPRFGIEVTFVDDPDDPDAWRAAVRPNTKAFFAETLGNPRGDVLDIRGVADAAHEAGLPLIADNTLPTPYLLRPLDHGADIVVHSATKFLGGHGTTIGGVVVDGGTFDFGAHAERFPDFHSPDPSYHGLRYWPDLGPGAFAVKLRVQLLRDLGPALSPHSAFLLLQGVETLSLRVERHTSNALALARWLEGRDEVSAVHYPGLESSRWYEAGQRYLPRGAGAVFSFELRDGVEAGKRFVDAVELFSHLANIGDVRSLIIHPASTTHSQLDEAQLAATGATPGLVRLSVGLENVADLKADLEAGFRAAKAAS, encoded by the coding sequence ATGAGCCAGCCCCTGGACTCCGTCACCGCAGGCCACACCCCTGAGGGTCAGGACCACGACCGGCCGGACGCCGGGCCCGCCTGGTCCTTCGAGACCAAGCAGATCCACTCGGGCGCCGTCCCCGACCCGACGACGGGCGCCCGCGCGGTGCCGATCTACCAGTCCACGTCGTTCGTCTTCCGGGACACCCAGCACGCGGCCGACGTCTTCTCGCTCGCCGAGCCCGGCAACATCTACACCCGCATCCACAACCCGACCCAGGACGTCCTGGAGCAGCGGATCGCCGCGCTGGAGGGCGGAGTCGCCGCCGTCGCGGTCGCCTCGGGGCAGGCCGCGCAGACCCTCGCCGTCCTGACGCTCGCGGGGGCCGGCGACCACATCGTCTCCAGCACCTCCCTCTACGGCGGTACGTTCAACCTGTTCCGCCACACCCTCCCCCGGTTCGGCATCGAGGTGACGTTCGTCGACGACCCCGACGACCCGGACGCCTGGCGGGCAGCCGTCAGGCCGAACACCAAGGCGTTCTTCGCCGAGACGCTGGGCAACCCGCGCGGCGACGTGCTCGACATCCGGGGCGTGGCCGACGCGGCGCACGAGGCCGGACTGCCGCTGATCGCCGACAACACCCTGCCCACCCCGTACCTGCTGCGTCCCCTCGACCACGGCGCGGACATCGTGGTCCACTCGGCGACGAAGTTCCTCGGTGGCCACGGCACCACCATCGGCGGGGTGGTCGTCGACGGCGGCACCTTCGACTTCGGCGCGCACGCCGAGCGCTTCCCCGACTTCCACTCCCCCGACCCCAGCTACCACGGGCTGCGTTACTGGCCCGACCTGGGACCCGGTGCGTTCGCCGTGAAGTTGCGGGTGCAGTTGCTGCGCGACCTGGGTCCGGCGCTCTCGCCGCACTCGGCGTTCCTGCTGCTCCAGGGTGTGGAGACGCTCAGCCTGCGGGTGGAGCGGCACACCTCGAACGCGTTGGCCCTCGCCCGGTGGCTGGAGGGGCGCGACGAGGTGTCCGCCGTGCACTACCCGGGCCTGGAGTCGAGCAGGTGGTACGAGGCGGGGCAGCGATATCTGCCGCGCGGCGCCGGCGCGGTGTTCTCGTTCGAGCTGCGCGACGGGGTGGAGGCGGGCAAGCGTTTCGTGGACGCGGTCGAGCTGTTCAGCCACCTCGCGAACATCGGTGACGTACGAAGTCTGATCATCCACCCCGCGTCGACCACCCACAGCCAGCTGGACGAGGCACAGTTGGCCGCCACCGGGGCGACCCCGGGGCTCGTGCGGCTGTCGGTGGGGCTGGAGAACGTGGCGGACCTGAAGGCCGATCTGGAAGCGGGCTTCCGGGCGGCGAAGGCGGCGTCCTGA
- the ctaD gene encoding cytochrome c oxidase subunit I, giving the protein MGEAGADEAEGEEYENELPLRPKQPGNVVIRWLTTTDHKTIGTLYLTTSFAFFCIGGVMALLMRAELARPGTQIMSNEQYNQAFTMHGTIMLLMFATPLFAGFANWIMPLQIGAPDVAFPRLNMFAYWLYLFGSLIAVAGFLTPQGAADFGWFAYSPLTDSVHSPGVGSDLWIMGLTFNGFGTILGSVNFITTIVCMRAPGMTMFRMPIFTWNVLLTGVLVLLAFPVLAGALFALEADRKFGAHIFDASNGGALLWQHLFWFFGHPEVYIIALPFFGIVSEIIPVFSRKPIFGYIGLVAATISIAGLSVTVWAHHMYVTGGVLLPFFSFMTFLIAVPTGVKFFNWIGTMWKGSLSFETPMLWSIGFLVTFLFGGLTGVILASPPMDFHVSDSYFVVAHFHYVVFGTVVFAMFAGFHFWWPKFTGKMLDERLGKITFWTLFVGFHGTFLVQHWLGAEGMPRRYADYLAADGFTALNTISTISSFLLGLSMLPFFYNVWKTAKYGRKIEVDDPWGYGRSLEWATSCPPPRHNFVTLPRIRSESPAFDLHHPSVRLLDDAVNHPGASVTVAPGDKQA; this is encoded by the coding sequence ATGGGTGAAGCAGGGGCGGACGAGGCGGAGGGGGAGGAGTACGAGAACGAACTCCCGCTGCGCCCGAAACAGCCGGGCAACGTCGTGATCAGGTGGCTGACCACCACGGACCACAAGACGATCGGCACGCTCTACCTGACGACCTCGTTCGCGTTCTTCTGCATCGGCGGTGTGATGGCGCTCCTCATGCGCGCCGAGCTCGCCAGACCCGGCACGCAGATCATGTCGAACGAGCAGTACAACCAGGCGTTCACCATGCACGGCACGATCATGCTGCTGATGTTCGCGACGCCGTTGTTCGCCGGGTTCGCGAACTGGATCATGCCGCTCCAGATCGGCGCGCCCGACGTGGCGTTCCCTCGGCTGAACATGTTCGCGTACTGGCTGTACCTCTTCGGCTCGCTGATCGCGGTGGCCGGTTTCCTGACCCCGCAGGGGGCGGCCGACTTCGGCTGGTTCGCCTACTCCCCGCTGACCGACTCGGTGCACTCGCCCGGGGTCGGATCCGACCTGTGGATCATGGGTCTGACCTTCAACGGCTTCGGTACGATCCTCGGTTCGGTCAACTTCATCACCACGATCGTCTGCATGCGGGCGCCCGGGATGACGATGTTCCGCATGCCGATCTTCACCTGGAACGTCCTGCTGACCGGTGTGCTGGTCCTGCTCGCCTTCCCCGTACTGGCCGGCGCGCTCTTCGCGCTGGAGGCGGACCGGAAGTTCGGGGCACACATCTTCGACGCCTCCAACGGCGGCGCACTGCTCTGGCAACACCTCTTCTGGTTCTTCGGCCATCCGGAGGTGTACATCATCGCCCTGCCGTTCTTCGGCATCGTCAGTGAGATCATCCCGGTCTTCAGCCGCAAACCGATCTTCGGCTACATCGGTCTGGTGGCCGCGACCATCTCCATCGCCGGTCTCTCGGTGACGGTGTGGGCGCACCACATGTACGTCACCGGCGGGGTGCTGCTGCCGTTCTTCTCCTTCATGACGTTCCTCATCGCGGTGCCCACCGGGGTGAAGTTCTTCAACTGGATCGGCACGATGTGGAAGGGCTCGCTCAGCTTCGAGACGCCCATGCTGTGGTCGATCGGCTTCCTGGTCACCTTCCTCTTCGGTGGTCTGACCGGTGTCATCCTGGCCTCGCCGCCGATGGACTTCCACGTCTCGGACTCGTACTTCGTGGTCGCGCACTTCCACTACGTCGTCTTCGGCACCGTGGTCTTCGCGATGTTCGCTGGCTTCCACTTCTGGTGGCCGAAGTTCACCGGCAAGATGCTGGACGAACGGCTGGGCAAGATCACCTTCTGGACGCTGTTCGTGGGTTTCCACGGCACGTTCCTGGTCCAGCACTGGCTCGGCGCCGAGGGAATGCCGCGTCGGTACGCGGACTATCTGGCCGCCGACGGATTCACCGCGCTGAACACGATCTCGACGATCTCCTCGTTCCTGCTCGGACTGTCGATGCTCCCGTTCTTCTACAACGTGTGGAAGACCGCCAAGTACGGCAGGAAGATCGAGGTCGACGACCCGTGGGGCTACGGCCGTTCGCTCGAATGGGCGACGTCCTGCCCGCCGCCCCGGCACAACTTCGTCACCCTGCCGCGCATCCGCTCCGAGTCCCCGGCCTTCGACCTGCACCACCCCTCGGTCCGGCTGCTCGACGACGCTGTCAACCACCCCGGCGCCTCCGTGACGGTGGCACCCGGGGACAAGCAGGCATGA